A region from the Aeromicrobium choanae genome encodes:
- a CDS encoding alpha/beta hydrolase family protein, protein MTPILLTSDDPRGILLFAPGAGGDPSRYERLLRAAADAGFIVAAPAHHLTEIFSDDVVRERVSALGAPLAEIGREDLPVVAAGHSLGGCAALCLAGARPRNRRGEAFEVPSEPRVSRVIVLAPAAGWFAGPDTLDEVAAPVTAFVGSEDTVTPPESAEVLHPAPAGLDLRRYEGVGHFDFMSPLPSNKVPTPGLDHDAFQDRFTAEFVAALG, encoded by the coding sequence ATGACGCCGATCCTGCTGACGTCCGACGATCCCCGCGGCATCCTGCTCTTCGCGCCCGGCGCGGGCGGCGACCCGTCCCGCTACGAGCGGCTCCTGCGCGCCGCCGCCGACGCGGGCTTCATCGTGGCCGCCCCGGCCCACCACCTCACGGAGATCTTCTCCGACGACGTGGTGCGCGAGCGCGTGTCCGCCCTGGGTGCGCCGCTCGCCGAGATCGGGCGGGAGGACCTGCCGGTGGTGGCGGCCGGGCACTCCCTGGGCGGGTGTGCGGCGCTGTGCCTCGCGGGAGCCAGGCCGCGGAACCGCCGGGGCGAGGCGTTCGAGGTGCCCTCGGAGCCGCGCGTCTCGCGCGTCATCGTGCTGGCGCCCGCGGCCGGCTGGTTCGCCGGACCCGACACCCTCGACGAGGTCGCCGCGCCGGTCACCGCGTTCGTCGGGTCGGAGGACACCGTGACGCCCCCGGAGTCGGCCGAGGTGCTGCATCCGGCACCCGCCGGGCTCGACCTGCGTCGCTACGAGGGCGTGGGCCACTTCGACTTCATGTCGCCGCTGCCGTCGAACAAGGTGCCCACGCCGGGCCTCGACCACGATGCGTTCCAGGATCGCTTCACCGCGGAGTTCGTCGCGGCACTGGGGTAG
- a CDS encoding siderophore-interacting protein, with protein sequence MPRTSRPLTIHPIVLRQAEVTRVVDVSPNLRRLTLAGPDLAEGIMGEGFARPAFSSTGFDDHVKMVVPPADGDLPRAGTQEERRFAWNPEVLEFTRDYTVRAWDPAVGTFDVEVVRHDHGLAAEWAFRATPGDAIAFAGPKSCAGVNHDVDWHLVAGDETALPAVARWLEEAPEDVRGHAIVEVPSEADRLDLPRPAGVTLEWLVRGEVPAGHSRQLDAAVRRFTPPSGRGFAWIAGEAMTIAPLRRYLRNELGLPKEDVEVVGYWRRTASPEETVVQPPERDDAERLVPPTPASEDTARAVLEHVHEMTELAPPIVTRVAVTLGINPAVARGADTVAALADSTGVAAERLAPLLDAMTALELLEHDGKAYRNTARGAVLMEEHSIDELDLADPANRDALALVDLLDVLRTGLPSARSGTATWRGRRAADPALQAGYDSRAADELQYVLQALAELAPVKAAGTLAVFGDAAALVASSVAAGRTVHLPGEDVADWPAHDCAVVVGALEGRTDDDALRVLRSALSSGTTVVLSERVADGADEDDHVAEHALTSLALSGLPMRTRDELTALLRRAGASEVEREVLGWGFGQLSRVLVAQA encoded by the coding sequence ATGCCTCGTACGTCCCGCCCGCTGACCATCCATCCGATCGTCCTGCGCCAAGCCGAGGTGACCCGGGTGGTCGACGTCAGCCCGAACCTGCGTCGCCTCACGCTGGCCGGTCCCGACCTCGCCGAGGGCATCATGGGCGAGGGTTTCGCGCGGCCCGCGTTCTCCTCGACCGGGTTCGACGACCACGTGAAGATGGTCGTCCCGCCCGCCGACGGCGACCTCCCCCGGGCCGGCACCCAGGAGGAGCGGCGGTTCGCGTGGAATCCCGAGGTGCTCGAGTTCACCCGCGACTACACGGTCCGCGCCTGGGACCCCGCCGTCGGCACCTTCGACGTCGAGGTCGTCCGCCACGACCACGGCCTGGCCGCCGAGTGGGCCTTCCGCGCCACCCCGGGCGACGCCATCGCGTTCGCCGGCCCCAAGTCCTGCGCCGGGGTCAACCACGACGTCGACTGGCACCTGGTCGCCGGCGACGAGACCGCGCTTCCCGCGGTCGCACGCTGGCTCGAGGAGGCCCCCGAGGACGTCCGCGGCCACGCCATCGTGGAGGTGCCGAGCGAGGCCGACCGCCTCGACCTCCCCCGTCCCGCCGGCGTGACCCTCGAGTGGCTGGTCCGCGGCGAGGTCCCCGCCGGGCACAGCCGTCAGCTCGACGCCGCCGTGCGCCGGTTCACTCCCCCGTCCGGGCGCGGCTTCGCCTGGATCGCGGGAGAGGCGATGACGATCGCTCCCCTGCGGCGCTACCTGCGCAACGAGCTCGGGCTGCCGAAGGAGGACGTCGAGGTCGTCGGGTACTGGCGGCGGACCGCCTCGCCCGAGGAGACGGTCGTCCAGCCTCCCGAGCGCGACGACGCCGAGCGGCTCGTCCCGCCGACGCCGGCCTCGGAGGACACCGCCCGAGCCGTGCTCGAGCACGTCCACGAGATGACCGAGCTGGCTCCACCGATCGTCACGCGTGTCGCGGTGACCCTGGGGATCAACCCGGCCGTGGCCCGCGGGGCCGACACCGTCGCCGCGCTCGCCGACTCCACCGGGGTCGCCGCCGAGCGGCTCGCTCCCCTGCTGGACGCGATGACCGCCCTCGAGCTGCTCGAGCACGACGGGAAGGCCTACCGCAACACCGCACGGGGGGCCGTCCTCATGGAGGAGCACTCCATCGACGAGCTCGATCTCGCCGACCCGGCGAACCGCGATGCGCTCGCCCTGGTCGACCTGCTCGACGTGCTCCGCACGGGCCTGCCCTCGGCGCGCTCAGGAACTGCCACGTGGCGAGGCCGCCGTGCCGCCGATCCGGCGCTGCAGGCCGGCTACGACTCGCGGGCGGCCGACGAGCTGCAGTACGTGCTGCAGGCCCTCGCCGAGCTGGCCCCGGTGAAGGCAGCCGGCACCCTGGCGGTCTTCGGCGACGCCGCGGCGCTGGTCGCCTCCTCCGTCGCCGCCGGCCGCACCGTCCACCTCCCGGGCGAGGACGTCGCGGACTGGCCGGCCCACGACTGCGCCGTGGTGGTGGGCGCCCTCGAGGGCCGCACCGACGACGACGCCCTGCGCGTCCTGCGCTCCGCCCTGTCCTCCGGCACCACCGTCGTCCTGTCCGAGCGGGTCGCCGACGGCGCCGACGAGGACGACCACGTCGCCGAGCACGCGCTGACCAGCCTGGCGCTCAGCGGCCTGCCGATGCGGACCCGTGACGAGCTGACCGCCCTCCTGCGTCGCGCCGGCGCGAGCGAGGTCGAGCGCGAGGTGCTGGGCTGGGGCTTCGGCCAGCTGTCCCGCGTCCTCGTCGCGCAGGCCTGA
- the thiM gene encoding hydroxyethylthiazole kinase, giving the protein MSRTPEDLLTSTTEALARVRADAPLVQCLTNSVVVNFTANALLSVGAAPAMVDVPEEAGPFATVAGGVLINLGTPAGEQREAMLEAASAAAGAGTPWVLDPVAVGSLPVRTPFAHRLRDLSPTVIRGNASEIIAVAGAGAGGRGVDSTDDVDGAVEVARALASTTGGVVAVSGPVDAVTDGERVVRIANGDVLLTRVTGGGCALGAVMAAFAAVTEDPFTATVAAVTVYTVAAELAAERSTGPGSFATAFIDALDSVGEADLAARARLS; this is encoded by the coding sequence ATGTCGCGCACGCCTGAAGACCTGCTCACCTCCACCACTGAGGCCCTGGCCCGGGTGCGCGCGGACGCGCCCCTCGTGCAGTGCCTCACCAACAGCGTCGTGGTGAACTTCACCGCCAACGCCCTGCTCTCCGTGGGCGCCGCGCCCGCGATGGTCGACGTGCCCGAGGAGGCCGGACCGTTCGCGACAGTCGCCGGCGGGGTGCTGATCAACCTCGGCACGCCGGCCGGCGAGCAGCGCGAGGCCATGCTCGAGGCGGCCTCGGCGGCTGCGGGGGCCGGCACGCCGTGGGTGCTCGACCCCGTGGCGGTCGGATCCCTCCCGGTCCGGACCCCGTTCGCCCACCGCCTGCGTGACCTGAGCCCCACGGTGATCCGGGGCAACGCCTCGGAGATCATCGCGGTCGCCGGCGCGGGTGCCGGCGGACGCGGCGTGGACTCCACCGACGACGTGGACGGCGCCGTGGAGGTGGCCCGCGCGCTCGCCTCCACCACCGGAGGCGTCGTCGCCGTGTCGGGACCGGTCGACGCCGTGACCGACGGGGAGCGGGTCGTGCGGATCGCCAACGGCGACGTGCTTCTGACGCGGGTCACCGGTGGCGGCTGTGCGCTCGGAGCGGTGATGGCAGCGTTCGCGGCAGTGACCGAGGACCCGTTCACCGCCACGGTCGCCGCCGTCACCGTGTACACCGTGGCCGCGGAGCTGGCGGCCGAGCGAAGCACCGGTCCCGGCAGCTTCGCCACCGCCTTCATCGACGCACTGGACTCCGTCGGCGAGGCCGACCTCGCGGCGCGGGCGCGGCTGTCATGA
- the thiE gene encoding thiamine phosphate synthase: MTDLSVYLVTDSGLAASRGRDLAETVAEAVAGGVTTVQVREKDVPAARFLATVLAVSDVLPDDVALIVNDRVDVFLAARAAGARVTGVHVGQSDLPPSLVRQLVGDDAVIGVSAATLAELSAAAADPGRVDYVGVGVVRQTATKTDAPPPLGVEGFAELARSTELPAVAIGGITVADLGPLRAAGAAGAAVVSGICAAEDPRRAATEFAAAWGGAA, translated from the coding sequence ATGACCGACCTGTCGGTGTACCTGGTGACCGACTCCGGGCTGGCCGCCTCGCGGGGACGCGACCTCGCCGAGACCGTTGCCGAGGCGGTGGCCGGGGGAGTGACGACCGTGCAGGTGCGCGAGAAGGACGTGCCGGCCGCGCGGTTCCTCGCGACGGTCCTGGCCGTGTCGGACGTGCTGCCCGACGACGTCGCGCTGATCGTCAACGACCGTGTCGACGTGTTCCTGGCCGCCCGCGCCGCCGGCGCCCGGGTGACGGGCGTGCACGTCGGGCAGTCCGACCTGCCGCCGTCGCTCGTGCGGCAGCTGGTCGGCGACGACGCGGTGATCGGGGTGAGTGCGGCGACCCTCGCCGAGCTGTCCGCGGCGGCCGCCGATCCCGGTCGCGTCGACTACGTCGGGGTGGGGGTGGTCCGGCAGACCGCCACCAAGACCGATGCGCCGCCGCCCCTGGGGGTGGAGGGCTTCGCCGAGCTCGCCCGGTCGACGGAGCTTCCGGCCGTCGCGATCGGCGGGATCACCGTCGCCGACCTGGGCCCACTGCGGGCCGCGGGTGCGGCGGGAGCCGCCGTCGTCTCCGGCATCTGCGCGGCGGAGGATCCCCGCCGCGCCGCCACGGAGTTCGCCGCCGCCTGGGGAGGCGCGGCATGA
- a CDS encoding FecCD family ABC transporter permease, which yields MTTTVQARPDGTRRTRMPLAVLGLSVALLAAVAASLLVGTETLAPDRALAGLLGHGDAEAEALMQSYRLPRTLVAIFVGAALGTAGALIQAYTRNPLADPGILGVNDGAALGVTVAVALGATGAVGTLVWPALAGAGVATLAVLLLAATGRGPATPLRMTLAGVALAAVLAGVATAIRLSDPDTFERFRSWAAGSVAGRSLDDLAGVVPYIVAGLVLGLVLLKALNAVALGDDVAASLGVDPRRTRLLTVLSVTLLVGSATAVAGPIWFLGLMVPHVCRLLVGNDHARIVPLSMLAAPTILLLADTLARVAVPLREMPVGVVTAFVGAPVLIWLISGRQVHTQ from the coding sequence ATGACGACGACGGTCCAGGCGCGCCCGGACGGGACCCGCCGCACGCGGATGCCGCTGGCGGTCCTCGGCCTGTCGGTGGCGCTGCTGGCCGCCGTCGCGGCGAGCCTCCTCGTCGGCACCGAGACCCTCGCGCCCGATCGCGCGCTGGCCGGCCTGCTCGGGCACGGCGACGCGGAGGCGGAGGCGCTCATGCAGTCCTACCGGCTGCCCCGCACCCTCGTCGCGATCTTCGTGGGCGCGGCCCTGGGCACCGCTGGTGCGCTCATCCAGGCGTACACCCGCAACCCGCTGGCAGACCCCGGGATCCTGGGCGTCAACGACGGCGCGGCGCTCGGGGTGACCGTGGCCGTCGCGCTCGGGGCCACCGGAGCGGTCGGCACCCTGGTGTGGCCCGCCCTCGCCGGTGCCGGCGTGGCCACCCTCGCCGTGCTCCTGCTCGCGGCGACGGGTCGCGGACCCGCCACTCCCCTACGCATGACCCTCGCGGGCGTCGCGCTGGCGGCCGTCCTGGCCGGCGTCGCCACCGCGATCCGGCTCAGCGATCCCGACACGTTCGAGCGCTTCCGGTCGTGGGCCGCGGGCTCCGTCGCCGGCCGCTCGCTCGACGACCTGGCCGGCGTCGTGCCGTACATCGTGGCCGGACTCGTCCTGGGGCTCGTGCTGCTCAAGGCGCTCAACGCGGTCGCCCTCGGTGACGACGTCGCGGCCTCGCTCGGCGTGGATCCGCGCCGCACCAGGCTGCTCACGGTGCTCTCGGTGACCCTGCTGGTCGGCTCCGCCACGGCGGTGGCGGGACCGATCTGGTTCCTCGGCCTGATGGTGCCGCACGTGTGCCGCCTGCTGGTCGGCAACGACCACGCCCGCATCGTCCCGCTCTCGATGCTGGCGGCGCCCACGATCCTGCTGCTGGCCGACACGCTCGCCAGGGTGGCCGTGCCGCTGCGCGAGATGCCCGTCGGCGTCGTCACGGCGTTCGTGGGTGCGCCCGTCCTGATCTGGCTCATCTCCGGGCGGCAGGTGCACACCCAGTGA
- a CDS encoding FAD-dependent oxidoreductase → MDAPETCRVAVIGSGISGLSAAWFATQTGAHVVLYESDERLGGHADTHLVDDGTQELAIDTGFIVHNRRTYPVLCRLFDELGVQTQPSEMSLSVHDVASGLEWAGAKGRRGLFPEPRRLLDVGHWRMLAEIPRFHRAARRLLAMPSEAGDPTLDEFLDQHRFSGRLRRSFVRALVAAVWSCDPEIAGQYPARHLFAFLANHGMLSVFGSPQWRTVVGGSHEYVRRIAKELPDIRLSTAVSGVEEDAGGVIVRDADGGEERFDRVVIATHPRQALTMLSAPTPAQREVLAAMPYSPNPALLHTDDRLLPRADGARAAWNLRLPSSPEGRVTVTYDMTVLQRLPTDTRYLVTLGGEDLVDPGTVIARMDYEHPLYTAETVAAQRRLPEIETDRIVFAGAYHGWGFHEDGARSGADAVRRLGLAVPAAAPPADRAPEVFRTRVGHRRTQPFTRTFEQRSSMWVVDIDEQGARQEQQSFWRRVTGGTIEARDHLGDPTATLRQNLAAFLARHGIELGDASVRLMAHPRAFGFCFNPISVWWCTRRDGTPLATVVEVHNTYGDRHAYLFDRGTETERRVDKAMYVSPFHGVAGSYRVSAPPPTDVLDVSVELDHPDGATFQASLHGRRTGGLRWRAATAGMVDRFAITAHGLVLWMRRLPIQPRPMHHQEGVR, encoded by the coding sequence ATGGATGCACCGGAGACATGCCGGGTTGCGGTCATCGGGTCCGGGATCTCCGGCCTGAGCGCGGCCTGGTTCGCCACCCAGACAGGCGCACACGTCGTGCTGTACGAGTCCGACGAGCGCCTGGGCGGTCACGCGGACACGCACCTCGTCGACGACGGGACGCAGGAGCTGGCGATCGACACGGGCTTCATCGTCCACAACCGCCGCACGTATCCGGTGCTCTGCCGTCTGTTCGACGAGCTCGGGGTGCAGACGCAGCCGTCGGAGATGTCCCTGTCGGTGCACGACGTGGCGAGCGGGCTCGAGTGGGCGGGCGCCAAGGGACGGCGCGGGCTGTTCCCCGAGCCGCGCCGGCTGCTCGACGTCGGGCACTGGCGGATGCTGGCCGAGATCCCGCGCTTCCACCGAGCAGCCCGCCGACTGCTCGCAATGCCGTCGGAGGCCGGTGACCCCACCCTCGACGAGTTCCTGGACCAGCACCGGTTCAGCGGCCGTCTGCGCCGGAGCTTCGTCCGTGCGCTCGTGGCGGCGGTGTGGTCCTGCGATCCCGAGATCGCCGGCCAGTACCCGGCCCGGCACCTGTTCGCGTTCCTGGCGAACCACGGGATGCTCTCGGTGTTCGGCAGTCCTCAGTGGCGCACCGTCGTGGGCGGCTCGCACGAGTACGTGCGCCGGATCGCCAAGGAGCTCCCGGACATCCGGCTCTCGACGGCGGTCTCGGGTGTCGAGGAGGACGCCGGTGGCGTGATCGTGCGCGATGCGGACGGGGGCGAGGAGCGATTCGATCGCGTCGTCATCGCGACGCATCCCCGTCAGGCGCTCACGATGCTGTCGGCGCCGACGCCGGCTCAGCGGGAGGTGCTCGCGGCGATGCCCTACTCGCCCAACCCGGCGCTGCTGCACACCGACGACCGGCTGCTGCCGCGCGCGGACGGCGCTCGGGCGGCGTGGAACCTGAGGCTGCCGAGCTCCCCCGAGGGGCGAGTGACGGTCACCTACGACATGACCGTCCTGCAGCGGCTGCCCACCGACACGCGATACCTCGTGACCCTCGGAGGCGAGGACCTCGTCGATCCCGGCACGGTCATCGCGCGGATGGACTACGAGCACCCGCTCTACACGGCCGAGACCGTCGCCGCCCAGCGGCGACTGCCCGAGATCGAGACGGACCGCATCGTGTTCGCCGGCGCCTACCACGGCTGGGGATTCCACGAGGACGGCGCGCGCTCCGGCGCCGACGCGGTGAGGCGTCTGGGCCTGGCCGTTCCGGCGGCCGCCCCACCGGCCGATCGCGCGCCCGAGGTCTTCCGTACCCGGGTCGGCCATCGCCGGACCCAGCCCTTCACCCGCACGTTCGAGCAGCGATCCTCGATGTGGGTCGTCGACATCGACGAGCAGGGAGCGCGGCAGGAACAGCAGTCGTTCTGGCGCCGGGTGACCGGGGGCACGATCGAGGCGCGCGACCACCTCGGCGACCCGACGGCCACGTTGCGACAGAACCTGGCGGCGTTCCTGGCCCGGCACGGCATCGAGCTGGGCGACGCGAGCGTGCGGCTGATGGCTCACCCGCGGGCCTTCGGATTCTGCTTCAACCCGATCAGCGTGTGGTGGTGCACGCGCCGCGACGGCACCCCCCTCGCCACGGTCGTCGAGGTGCACAACACGTATGGCGACCGGCATGCGTACCTGTTCGACCGTGGGACGGAGACCGAGCGCCGCGTGGACAAGGCGATGTACGTCTCGCCGTTCCACGGCGTGGCCGGCTCCTACCGGGTGTCCGCGCCTCCGCCGACCGACGTCCTCGACGTCAGCGTCGAGCTCGACCACCCGGACGGCGCGACGTTCCAGGCGTCGCTCCACGGCCGGCGGACGGGCGGGCTCCGATGGCGAGCCGCCACCGCCGGGATGGTCGACCGGTTCGCGATCACCGCACACGGCCTCGTTCTCTGGATGCGGCGCCTGCCCATCCAACCTCGCCCCATGCACCACCAGGAAGGTGTCCGATGA
- a CDS encoding bifunctional hydroxymethylpyrimidine kinase/phosphomethylpyrimidine kinase codes for MSGGNRVPRVLAIAGTDPTGGAGIQADLKSIAAAGGYGMAVVTALVAQNTRGVRSVHVPPTDFLAAQLDAVSDDVTLDAVKIGMLAGREVIETVAAWLHRTRPPVVVIDPVMIATSGDRLLDADAEQALRDLLPLADLITPNVAELAVLAGRAAATRWPDVLEQAREVSAAHDVIVLAKGGHVEGDAVPDALVDVGGARLDGREVVEFPGARIATTNTHGTGCSLSSAVATHRARLGSWEPATAEAKRWLTESIRHGASLEVGRGNGPISHFAGMWARGGTATRPAPEQVEREWWEGVADIRTAIDDLEFVRGLSDGTLPEEAFGWYLAQDALYLRDYARVLAEASRLAPTLDEQAFWAAGAHGALVTELSLHTDWLGGITPPEPGPTTTAYLDHLLATAARGDYRVLVAAVLPCYWIYADLGERLRRVATDEHPYREWLLTYGDPAFAAATEQATRIATRLASDADEATRRAMWRAYRASAEHELAFFAAPSVPAS; via the coding sequence ATGAGCGGCGGGAACCGCGTGCCGCGCGTGCTCGCCATCGCGGGCACCGATCCGACGGGCGGTGCGGGGATCCAGGCCGACCTGAAGAGCATCGCCGCCGCGGGCGGCTACGGCATGGCGGTGGTCACGGCGCTGGTGGCCCAGAACACGCGCGGTGTCCGCTCGGTCCACGTGCCGCCGACCGACTTCCTCGCCGCGCAGCTGGACGCGGTCAGCGACGACGTGACTCTGGACGCGGTCAAGATCGGGATGCTCGCCGGTCGCGAGGTGATCGAGACGGTCGCGGCGTGGTTGCACCGGACGCGTCCCCCAGTCGTCGTGATCGACCCGGTCATGATCGCCACGAGCGGCGACCGGCTGCTCGACGCCGACGCCGAGCAGGCGCTGCGCGACCTCCTGCCGCTGGCCGACCTGATCACCCCGAACGTGGCCGAGCTCGCGGTCCTCGCCGGGCGTGCCGCGGCGACGCGGTGGCCGGACGTGCTGGAGCAGGCACGGGAGGTCTCGGCGGCCCATGACGTCATCGTCCTGGCGAAGGGCGGACACGTCGAGGGCGACGCCGTGCCGGACGCGCTCGTCGACGTGGGCGGGGCCCGGCTCGACGGCCGGGAGGTCGTGGAGTTCCCCGGCGCGAGGATCGCGACGACCAACACGCACGGGACGGGCTGCTCGCTGTCCTCGGCCGTCGCCACGCACCGAGCCCGCCTCGGGTCGTGGGAGCCGGCGACCGCCGAGGCGAAGCGCTGGCTGACCGAGAGCATCCGCCACGGAGCGTCCCTCGAGGTGGGACGGGGCAACGGCCCGATCAGCCACTTCGCCGGGATGTGGGCGCGCGGTGGCACCGCCACCCGTCCGGCGCCCGAGCAGGTGGAGCGCGAGTGGTGGGAGGGCGTGGCGGACATCCGGACCGCGATCGACGACCTCGAGTTCGTGCGCGGACTGTCGGACGGGACCCTGCCCGAGGAGGCGTTCGGCTGGTATCTCGCCCAGGACGCGCTGTACCTGCGGGACTACGCCCGGGTGCTCGCCGAGGCGAGCCGGCTCGCGCCGACTCTCGACGAGCAGGCCTTCTGGGCCGCGGGGGCCCACGGCGCCCTCGTGACCGAGCTGAGCCTGCACACCGACTGGTTGGGCGGCATCACGCCGCCGGAGCCGGGCCCGACCACCACGGCCTACCTCGACCACCTGCTGGCGACGGCGGCGCGGGGCGACTACCGGGTGCTCGTCGCGGCCGTGCTGCCCTGCTACTGGATCTACGCGGACCTGGGGGAGCGCCTCCGTCGCGTCGCGACCGACGAGCATCCCTACCGCGAGTGGCTGCTGACGTACGGCGACCCCGCGTTCGCGGCGGCCACCGAGCAGGCGACGAGGATCGCCACGCGCCTCGCGAGCGACGCCGACGAGGCGACGCGGCGGGCGATGTGGCGCGCCTACCGGGCCTCCGCCGAGCACGAGCTGGCGTTCTTCGCGGCGCCGTCCGTGCCTGCGTCGTGA
- a CDS encoding SAM-dependent methyltransferase produces the protein MTTLTTLAASHWPTLVLPPRTRTTDLRVAVARRLFTSAVDRLDVTVELDGRILGAGGPRMTIHRSDEFFRRLGSQPSTGFGESYMTGAWDADDLGGFLTVLAAGIRTLVPRPLQVMRSAVMPRPPRDERGDKADTQRVVGHHYDLSNELFETFLDPTMTYSSALFDETDTGTPVVGGDLEQAQERKLDRLLDLAHVGDGTHLLEIGSGWGSLALRAARRGARVRTITLSVAQQQLARERIAEAGLQDRIDVDLCDYRDVEGRYDAVVSIEMIEAVGWRHWSTYLATIDRVLEPGGRAAIQAITMPHDRMKATRNTQTWVTRYIFPGGFLPSTRALEEATAGTSLRLTSTEAIGAHYAETLRQWDETFLAKADDVRALGFDDTFRRMWHFYLQYSRAGFDSGYLDDHHLVWTKESGR, from the coding sequence ATGACGACTCTCACCACTCTCGCGGCCTCTCACTGGCCGACACTGGTCCTCCCGCCACGCACGCGCACGACCGATCTGCGGGTGGCCGTGGCCCGCCGCCTCTTCACCTCGGCCGTGGACCGGCTGGACGTGACCGTGGAGCTCGACGGCCGCATCCTCGGCGCCGGCGGGCCCCGGATGACGATCCACCGCTCCGACGAGTTCTTCCGGCGATTGGGGAGCCAGCCCTCGACGGGGTTCGGCGAGTCCTACATGACCGGGGCGTGGGACGCGGATGACCTCGGTGGATTCCTCACCGTGCTCGCTGCGGGGATCCGCACCCTCGTGCCGCGGCCGCTGCAGGTGATGCGCAGTGCCGTCATGCCGCGGCCGCCGCGCGACGAGCGGGGGGACAAGGCGGACACCCAGCGCGTCGTCGGGCACCACTACGACCTGTCGAACGAGCTGTTCGAGACGTTCCTGGACCCGACGATGACCTATTCGAGCGCGCTGTTCGACGAGACCGACACGGGCACCCCGGTGGTCGGTGGCGACCTCGAGCAGGCCCAGGAGCGCAAGCTCGACCGGCTGCTCGACCTCGCACACGTCGGCGACGGCACGCACCTGCTGGAGATCGGATCGGGCTGGGGGTCGCTGGCCCTGCGGGCCGCGCGCCGCGGCGCCCGGGTCCGGACCATCACCCTGTCGGTGGCCCAGCAGCAGCTGGCCCGCGAGCGCATCGCCGAGGCTGGTCTGCAGGACCGGATCGACGTCGACCTGTGCGACTACCGCGACGTGGAGGGACGCTACGACGCGGTCGTGTCGATCGAGATGATCGAGGCCGTCGGCTGGCGCCACTGGAGCACCTACCTCGCGACGATCGACCGGGTGCTCGAGCCCGGGGGCCGCGCGGCGATCCAGGCCATCACGATGCCGCACGACCGGATGAAGGCGACCCGCAACACCCAGACCTGGGTCACGAGGTACATCTTCCCCGGTGGGTTCCTGCCGTCGACCCGGGCGCTCGAGGAGGCGACCGCGGGGACGTCGCTGCGCCTCACGTCGACCGAGGCCATCGGAGCCCACTACGCCGAGACGCTGCGGCAGTGGGACGAGACGTTCCTGGCCAAGGCCGACGACGTGAGGGCGCTCGGCTTCGACGACACCTTCCGCCGGATGTGGCACTTCTACCTGCAGTACTCCCGAGCGGGCTTCGACTCGGGCTACCTCGACGACCACCACCTCGTCTGGACGAAGGAGAGCGGCCGATGA